A DNA window from Mycolicibacter terrae contains the following coding sequences:
- the narJ gene encoding nitrate reductase molybdenum cofactor assembly chaperone, producing MKRFLRSLRRQPGGPGDRAVWQAASLMLAYPDEHLHQRLDTVEALLAHADATPADLLQRTVTALRATDPMAAAVDYVETFDMRRRSTMFLTYWTGGDTRNRGVQMLAFATAYREAGAEPPAGEAPDHLPVVLEFAATVDPEAGRQLLLAHRAPIDVLHKSLSEAESPYAYTLAAVCETLPAATDQEVQNVSELMASGPPAEAVGLEPYSATVSLGMPKVPAR from the coding sequence GTGAAGCGGTTCCTGCGGTCTCTGCGGCGCCAACCCGGCGGGCCCGGCGACCGCGCCGTGTGGCAGGCGGCGTCGCTGATGCTGGCTTATCCCGACGAACACCTGCACCAGCGGCTCGACACCGTCGAAGCGCTGCTCGCCCACGCGGATGCGACGCCGGCGGATCTGTTGCAGCGCACCGTGACCGCGCTGCGCGCCACTGATCCGATGGCGGCTGCGGTCGACTATGTCGAAACCTTCGACATGCGGCGGCGTTCGACGATGTTTCTGACCTACTGGACCGGCGGGGACACCCGCAACCGGGGCGTGCAGATGCTGGCCTTCGCCACCGCCTACCGCGAGGCCGGCGCCGAGCCGCCCGCCGGGGAGGCGCCCGATCACCTGCCGGTGGTGCTGGAGTTCGCCGCGACCGTCGACCCCGAGGCCGGACGCCAGTTGCTGCTGGCGCACCGGGCGCCGATCGACGTCCTGCACAAGTCGCTGAGCGAAGCGGAATCCCCGTATGCCTACACGCTGGCCGCCGTGTGCGAGACACTACCGGCGGCGACTGATCAGGAGGTGCAGAACGTGAGCGAGCTGATGGCGTCCGGCCCGCCGGCCGAAGCCGTTGGGCTGGAGCCGTACTCGGCGACCGTTTCGCTCGGCATGCCGAAGGTGCCGGCGCGGTGA
- the narH gene encoding nitrate reductase subunit beta, with product MKVMAQMAMVMNLDKCIGCHTCSVTCKQAWTNREGTEYVWFNNVETRPGGGYPRSYEDQSRWKGGWTLDKKGRLRLLAGGRVHKLLNIFANPNLPGLKDYYEPWTYDYENLTSAPLGDTIPVAAPRSSITGDPMKIEWGPNWDDNLAGSPENLVNDPILAKVSDQVKSEFEETFMFYLPRICEHCLNPSCVASCPTGAIYKREEDGIVLVDQDRCRGWRLCVSGCPYKKVYFNHKTGKAEKCHFCYPRIEVGLPTVCSETCVGRLRYIGLVLYDADKVLEAASVENDTHLYEAQRAVFLDPTDPAVIAGARAEGISDTWIEAAQRSPIYALINTYKVALPLHPEYRTLPMVWYVPPLSPVVDAVSRDGHDGEELGNLFGALEALRIPMAYLAELFTAGDTAIIEDVLRRLAAMRSYMRDISLGRETQPHIPASVGMTEEEMYSMYRLLAIAKYEERYVIPTAYSQKAHELEHMGCSITGGPNGHEEDPFVGADEQSGSSFHMVENGGHAQRPRGRTNLLNWGGGDQAVPEMFPEHQ from the coding sequence ATGAAGGTTATGGCTCAGATGGCCATGGTGATGAACCTGGACAAATGTATCGGGTGCCACACCTGCTCGGTGACCTGCAAACAGGCCTGGACCAACCGCGAGGGCACCGAGTACGTGTGGTTCAACAACGTCGAAACCCGCCCGGGCGGAGGGTATCCGCGCAGCTACGAGGACCAGAGTCGCTGGAAGGGCGGCTGGACGCTGGACAAGAAGGGCCGGTTGCGGCTGCTGGCCGGCGGACGCGTCCACAAGCTGCTGAACATCTTCGCCAATCCCAACCTGCCCGGTTTGAAGGACTACTACGAACCGTGGACCTACGACTACGAGAACCTCACCTCGGCCCCGCTGGGCGACACCATCCCGGTTGCCGCGCCCCGCAGTTCGATCACCGGCGATCCGATGAAGATCGAGTGGGGGCCCAACTGGGATGACAACCTCGCCGGTTCGCCGGAGAACCTGGTCAACGACCCGATCCTGGCGAAGGTCAGTGACCAGGTCAAAAGCGAGTTCGAAGAAACCTTCATGTTCTACCTGCCGCGGATCTGCGAGCACTGCCTGAACCCGTCGTGCGTGGCGTCGTGCCCGACCGGGGCGATCTACAAACGCGAAGAAGACGGCATCGTGCTGGTCGACCAGGACCGCTGCCGCGGTTGGCGGTTGTGCGTGTCGGGATGCCCGTACAAGAAGGTGTACTTCAACCACAAAACCGGCAAGGCCGAGAAGTGCCACTTCTGCTATCCCCGTATCGAAGTCGGCCTGCCCACGGTCTGCTCGGAGACCTGTGTCGGGCGGCTGCGCTACATCGGGCTGGTGCTCTACGACGCCGACAAGGTCCTCGAGGCGGCGTCGGTGGAGAACGACACCCACCTGTATGAGGCGCAGCGCGCGGTGTTCCTGGACCCGACCGACCCGGCGGTGATCGCCGGCGCGCGCGCCGAGGGGATCTCCGACACCTGGATCGAGGCCGCCCAGCGTTCGCCGATCTACGCGCTGATCAACACCTACAAGGTGGCGTTGCCGCTGCACCCGGAGTACCGCACCCTGCCGATGGTCTGGTACGTCCCGCCGCTCTCGCCGGTCGTCGACGCGGTCAGCCGGGACGGGCACGACGGTGAGGAACTGGGCAACCTCTTCGGCGCCCTCGAAGCGCTGCGCATTCCGATGGCCTACCTCGCCGAACTGTTCACCGCCGGCGACACGGCCATCATCGAAGACGTGCTGCGCCGCCTGGCGGCGATGCGCTCCTACATGCGCGACATCAGCCTGGGTCGGGAGACCCAGCCGCACATCCCCGCCTCGGTCGGCATGACCGAGGAGGAGATGTATTCCATGTACCGGCTCTTGGCGATCGCGAAATACGAAGAGCGGTATGTGATTCCGACGGCCTACAGCCAGAAGGCGCACGAGCTCGAACACATGGGATGCTCCATCACCGGTGGTCCGAACGGCCACGAGGAGGACCCGTTCGTGGGCGCCGACGAACAAAGCGGGTCGTCGTTCCACATGGTCGAGAACGGCGGACACGCGCAGCGGCCGCGGGGCCGGACCAACCTGCTCAACTGGGGTGGCGGCGATCAAGCGGTGCCCGAGATGTTCCCGGAGCACCAGTGA
- a CDS encoding nitrate reductase subunit alpha: protein MTRATPPASPSAAHIGGPLEDLLQRSGRFFTPGEVSADRRAVTRRGGREADIFYRDRWSHDKVVRSTHGVNCTGSCSWKIFVKDGIITWENQATDYPSVGPDRPEYEPRGCPRGASFSWYSYSPTRIRYPYARGPLVEMFREAKARLGDPVLAWADIQADPERRRRYQQARGMGGLVRVTWAEATEMIAAAHVHTIKAHGPDRIAGFSPIPAMSMVSFAAGSRFIQMLGGVMTSFYDWYADLPVASPQVFGDQTDVPESGDWWDAAYLMMWGSNVPITRTPDAHWMVEVRYRGTKVVSVSPDYADNTKFADEWMPCAAGTDGALAMSMGHVILTECYVKKEVPFFTDFVRRYTDLPFLIKLEERDGRLVPGKNLTAADLGGDLANTENAAFKPALVDEVTDNVVVPGGSLGFRWGDEGMGKWNLDLGDVRPALTVLDPAAHNGHRRTALVSLPGFDTVDGHGTVVERGVPVRQVGEHLVCTVFDLMLANYSVGRPGLPGEWPTGYEDGTQVNTPAWQEPITGVSAAQAIRVAREFAQNALDSGGRSMIIMGSGICQWFHGDATYRAVLALLMLTGSMGRNGGGWAHYVGQEKVRPLTGWATMAAGNDWSRPPRQVPGTSYWYAHTDQWRYDAYGADKLTTPLGRGRFDGKHTMDLLASATAMGWSPFYPQFDKSSLDVADAAEAAGRDAGEYVAEQLASGELKLSVTDPDNPVNWPRVLTVWRANLIGASGKGGEYFLKHLLGTDASVLGEPPAGGVKPQNVRWDSDIPEGKLDLLMSIDFRMTSTTLMSDVVLPAATWYEKADLSSTDMHPYVHSFSAAIDPPWETRSDYDAFGAIARTFSGLAKKHLGVRSDVVLTAMLHDTADAMAYPEGTERDWLNTGETPVPGKTMPKVTVVERDYAAIHDKWQSLGPLVDTLGLTTKGYTVFPDEEVEDLAARFGVMKSGAGEGRPALTTATRMADTVLALSGTTNGRIATEGFRALEKRTGQRLAHLSEGSEEKRITYADTQARPVPVITSPEWSGSETGGRRYAPFTINIECLKPFHTLTGRMHFYTAHDWIEELGEHMPVYRPPLDMVRLFDAPEFGEVGDGIGITVRYLTPHSKWSFHSTYQDNLYMLSLSRGGPTMWMSPGDAAKIGVKDNDWIEAVNVNGVFVGRAIVSQRMPDGVVFVYHVQERTVDTPRAETNNKRGGTHNSLTRIRVKPSHLAGGYGQHAFAFNYLGPTGNQRDEVTVVRRRTQEVRY from the coding sequence ATGACACGCGCTACGCCGCCCGCATCGCCCTCTGCGGCCCATATCGGTGGTCCGCTGGAGGACCTGCTGCAGCGCAGCGGCCGGTTCTTCACGCCGGGTGAGGTCTCGGCGGATCGGCGCGCCGTCACCCGCCGGGGCGGCCGCGAGGCCGACATCTTCTACCGGGACCGCTGGAGCCACGACAAGGTGGTCCGGTCCACCCACGGGGTGAACTGCACCGGGTCGTGCTCGTGGAAGATCTTCGTCAAGGACGGGATCATCACCTGGGAGAACCAGGCGACCGACTATCCCTCGGTGGGCCCGGACCGGCCCGAGTACGAGCCCCGCGGCTGCCCGCGCGGCGCCTCGTTCTCCTGGTACTCCTACTCGCCGACCCGGATCCGCTACCCCTACGCTCGGGGGCCGCTGGTCGAGATGTTCCGGGAGGCCAAGGCGCGCCTGGGCGACCCGGTGCTGGCCTGGGCCGATATCCAGGCCGACCCCGAACGCCGCCGGCGCTACCAGCAGGCCCGCGGCATGGGCGGGCTGGTGCGGGTGACCTGGGCCGAAGCGACCGAGATGATCGCGGCCGCGCACGTACACACCATCAAGGCCCATGGCCCCGACCGGATCGCCGGCTTCTCGCCGATCCCGGCGATGTCGATGGTGTCGTTCGCCGCCGGCTCCCGGTTCATCCAGATGCTCGGCGGCGTGATGACATCGTTCTACGACTGGTACGCCGACCTGCCGGTCGCGTCGCCGCAGGTGTTCGGCGACCAGACCGACGTCCCGGAGTCCGGGGACTGGTGGGACGCCGCATACCTGATGATGTGGGGCTCCAACGTCCCGATCACCCGCACCCCCGACGCGCACTGGATGGTCGAGGTGCGCTACCGCGGCACCAAGGTGGTCAGTGTCAGCCCGGACTACGCCGACAACACCAAGTTCGCCGACGAATGGATGCCCTGCGCGGCCGGCACCGACGGCGCGCTGGCCATGTCGATGGGCCACGTCATCCTCACCGAGTGCTACGTCAAGAAGGAAGTGCCGTTCTTCACCGACTTCGTGCGCCGCTACACCGACCTGCCGTTCCTGATCAAGCTGGAGGAACGCGACGGCCGGCTGGTGCCGGGCAAGAACCTGACCGCCGCCGATCTGGGCGGGGACCTTGCGAATACCGAGAACGCCGCGTTCAAACCGGCCCTGGTCGATGAAGTCACCGACAACGTCGTCGTGCCGGGTGGCTCGCTGGGCTTCCGGTGGGGCGACGAGGGCATGGGCAAGTGGAACCTCGACCTCGGCGATGTGCGACCGGCCCTGACCGTGCTCGACCCGGCGGCCCACAACGGGCACCGGCGCACCGCGCTGGTGTCGCTGCCCGGCTTCGACACCGTGGACGGCCACGGCACCGTCGTCGAGCGCGGGGTGCCGGTCCGCCAGGTCGGCGAGCACCTGGTCTGCACGGTCTTCGACCTGATGCTGGCCAACTACTCGGTGGGCCGTCCCGGGCTGCCGGGCGAATGGCCTACCGGATACGAAGACGGCACGCAGGTCAACACCCCGGCCTGGCAGGAGCCGATTACGGGGGTCTCGGCCGCCCAGGCGATCCGGGTTGCCCGCGAATTCGCCCAGAACGCATTGGATTCCGGCGGCCGCTCGATGATCATCATGGGCAGCGGGATCTGCCAGTGGTTCCACGGCGACGCCACCTATCGCGCGGTGCTGGCGCTGCTGATGTTGACCGGGTCGATGGGGCGCAACGGCGGCGGCTGGGCGCACTACGTCGGCCAGGAGAAGGTGCGTCCGCTGACCGGCTGGGCCACGATGGCGGCGGGCAACGACTGGTCGCGGCCGCCGCGGCAGGTTCCGGGCACCTCGTACTGGTATGCGCACACCGACCAGTGGCGCTACGACGCCTACGGGGCCGACAAGCTGACCACCCCGCTGGGCCGCGGACGGTTCGACGGCAAGCACACCATGGACCTCCTGGCGTCGGCGACGGCGATGGGCTGGAGCCCGTTCTACCCGCAGTTCGACAAGTCCAGCCTGGACGTGGCCGATGCGGCCGAGGCCGCCGGCCGCGATGCCGGCGAGTACGTCGCCGAGCAACTCGCCTCCGGTGAGCTGAAGCTCTCGGTGACCGACCCGGACAACCCGGTGAACTGGCCGCGGGTGCTCACGGTGTGGCGGGCCAACCTGATCGGCGCCTCGGGCAAGGGTGGCGAGTACTTCCTCAAGCACCTGCTCGGCACCGACGCCAGCGTGCTGGGGGAGCCGCCGGCCGGTGGGGTGAAGCCGCAGAATGTGCGCTGGGACAGCGACATTCCCGAAGGCAAGCTCGATCTGCTGATGTCGATCGACTTCCGGATGACCTCGACCACGTTGATGTCCGACGTCGTGCTGCCCGCGGCGACCTGGTACGAGAAGGCCGACCTGTCATCGACCGACATGCACCCGTATGTGCACTCGTTCAGCGCGGCGATCGACCCGCCGTGGGAGACCCGCAGCGACTACGACGCCTTCGGTGCGATCGCGCGGACCTTCAGTGGCCTGGCCAAAAAGCACCTGGGTGTCCGCAGCGATGTCGTGCTCACCGCGATGCTGCACGACACCGCCGACGCGATGGCCTATCCCGAGGGCACCGAACGCGATTGGCTCAACACCGGCGAGACACCCGTCCCCGGCAAGACGATGCCCAAGGTCACCGTGGTGGAACGCGATTATGCGGCGATTCACGACAAGTGGCAGTCGCTCGGCCCGCTGGTGGACACCTTGGGGCTGACCACCAAGGGCTACACCGTGTTCCCGGACGAAGAGGTCGAGGACCTGGCGGCCAGGTTCGGAGTGATGAAATCCGGTGCCGGCGAGGGCAGGCCGGCGCTGACCACCGCGACCCGGATGGCCGACACCGTGCTGGCGTTGTCGGGCACCACCAACGGCCGGATCGCGACGGAGGGCTTCCGCGCCCTGGAGAAGCGCACCGGCCAGCGGCTGGCACACCTGTCGGAGGGCAGCGAGGAGAAGCGGATCACCTACGCCGACACCCAGGCCCGTCCGGTGCCGGTGATCACCAGCCCGGAATGGTCGGGCAGTGAGACCGGCGGCCGGCGCTACGCGCCCTTCACCATCAACATCGAGTGCCTCAAGCCGTTCCACACCCTGACCGGCCGGATGCACTTCTACACCGCGCACGACTGGATCGAGGAGCTCGGCGAGCACATGCCGGTGTACCGGCCGCCGCTGGACATGGTGCGGCTGTTCGACGCCCCCGAATTCGGCGAGGTCGGCGACGGCATCGGCATCACGGTGCGGTATCTGACCCCGCACTCGAAGTGGTCGTTCCACTCCACCTACCAGGACAACCTCTACATGCTGTCGTTGTCCCGGGGCGGGCCGACCATGTGGATGAGTCCCGGGGACGCCGCGAAAATCGGTGTGAAAGACAATGATTGGATCGAAGCGGTCAACGTCAACGGGGTGTTCGTCGGCCGCGCGATCGTGAGCCAGCGGATGCCGGACGGGGTGGTGTTCGTCTACCACGTGCAGGAGCGCACCGTCGACACCCCGCGGGCCGAGACCAACAACAAGCGCGGCGGCACGCACAACTCGCTGACCCGGATCCGGGTCAAGCCCAGCCATCTCGCCGGCGGCTACGGCCAGCACGCGTTCGCGTTCAACTACCTCGGACCGACCGGCAACCAGCGCGACGAGGTGACGGTGGTGCGTCGCCGCACCCAGGAGGTTCGTTACTGA
- a CDS encoding (deoxy)nucleoside triphosphate pyrophosphohydrolase produces MPTQIVVAGAVIVGPAVLIAQRRRPPELAGRWELPGGKVMPGESEPAALARELAEELGLDAEAITVGERLGADVVLDSGMTLRAYRVSLARGEPRPDDHQALRWVTAVDLPDVDWVPADRAWLSELARAL; encoded by the coding sequence ATGCCCACCCAGATCGTGGTCGCCGGAGCCGTGATCGTCGGCCCGGCGGTGCTGATCGCCCAGCGACGCCGTCCGCCGGAGCTGGCCGGTCGCTGGGAACTGCCCGGCGGCAAGGTCATGCCCGGCGAGAGCGAACCGGCTGCCCTGGCCCGTGAGCTCGCCGAGGAGCTGGGCCTCGACGCCGAGGCCATCACGGTGGGCGAGCGCCTCGGCGCCGACGTCGTGCTGGACTCCGGTATGACTTTGCGCGCCTACCGGGTCAGCCTGGCGCGCGGCGAGCCCCGCCCCGACGATCACCAGGCACTTCGCTGGGTGACCGCTGTGGACTTACCTGACGTTGACTGGGTACCTGCCGATCGAGCTTGGCTCTCTGAGCTGGCTCGGGCACTGTAG
- a CDS encoding 4a-hydroxytetrahydrobiopterin dehydratase: MALLTDDQVDSALSGLDGWEQADGALRRSIKFGSFLAGIDAVRRVAERAEAADHHPDIDIRWRTVTFALVTHSEGGITDKDVAMAGEINRILAS, encoded by the coding sequence ATGGCTTTGTTGACCGACGACCAGGTGGACTCCGCGCTGAGCGGCCTCGACGGCTGGGAGCAGGCCGACGGTGCGCTGCGCCGATCGATCAAGTTCGGCTCGTTTCTGGCCGGCATCGACGCGGTACGGCGGGTCGCCGAGCGCGCCGAGGCGGCAGATCACCACCCCGATATCGACATTCGCTGGCGCACGGTGACGTTCGCGCTGGTGACGCACTCCGAGGGCGGCATCACCGACAAGGACGTGGCGATGGCCGGCGAGATCAACCGGATTCTGGCGAGCTGA
- a CDS encoding mannosyltransferase translates to MEPLRTRTATVIRRPFAKVVPVDTTLDSPAARTWANRLTASAPLLLAVSIVARLAWTYLTPRGANFVDLHVYISGAAALGGPGGLYDYVYADQTPDFPLPFTYPPFAAVVFYPLHLLPFGLVAFVWQIGTMAALYGVVRLSQRLLGVSVTAGRRIDAAVPASHLLRRASLNRRVAMLWTAVGIWTEPLRSTFDYGQINVLLVLAVLYAVYSSRWWVSGLLVGVAAGVKLTPAIAGVYLAGARRWAAAAFSAVVFAGTVAVSVWATGDQARRYFTELLGDAHRVGPIGTSFNQSWRGGISRILGHDAGYGPPVLIAVAITVVLALLAWRALSSNPARSDPLGLLLVVELFGLLASPISWTHHWVWLVPLMIWLLHGPYADRRGARVLGWGWLALTLIGVPWLLSFAQPTIWQDGRPWYLAWAGLVYIVGALATLAWMATTRVSSPESG, encoded by the coding sequence ATGGAACCGTTACGGACCCGAACCGCGACGGTGATCCGCCGGCCGTTCGCTAAAGTCGTGCCGGTAGACACCACCCTCGACTCTCCGGCCGCGCGTACCTGGGCGAACCGACTGACCGCCTCGGCCCCGCTGCTGCTGGCGGTCAGCATCGTGGCGCGTCTCGCCTGGACCTATCTGACCCCGCGCGGCGCCAACTTCGTCGACCTGCACGTCTACATCAGTGGTGCCGCCGCACTGGGCGGGCCCGGCGGGCTGTATGACTACGTCTACGCCGACCAGACGCCCGACTTCCCGCTGCCGTTCACCTATCCGCCGTTCGCCGCGGTGGTGTTCTACCCGCTGCATCTGCTGCCGTTCGGCCTGGTCGCCTTCGTCTGGCAGATCGGCACCATGGCCGCGCTGTACGGCGTGGTCCGGCTCAGCCAGCGACTGCTGGGGGTATCGGTCACCGCCGGCCGCCGGATTGATGCGGCGGTCCCAGCTTCGCATCTCCTTCGTCGAGCCTCGCTGAACCGCCGGGTGGCGATGCTGTGGACGGCGGTCGGGATCTGGACCGAGCCGTTGCGCAGCACGTTCGACTACGGCCAGATCAACGTGCTTCTGGTGCTGGCGGTGCTCTACGCGGTCTACAGCAGCCGCTGGTGGGTCTCGGGTCTGCTGGTCGGCGTGGCCGCCGGGGTGAAGCTGACCCCGGCGATCGCCGGGGTCTACCTGGCCGGCGCGCGACGCTGGGCCGCCGCAGCGTTCTCGGCGGTGGTCTTCGCCGGCACCGTCGCGGTATCGGTGTGGGCCACCGGGGACCAGGCCCGCCGCTACTTCACCGAGCTGCTCGGCGATGCCCACCGGGTGGGTCCGATCGGTACGTCGTTCAATCAGTCCTGGCGGGGCGGGATCTCGCGCATTCTCGGGCATGACGCGGGCTACGGTCCGCCGGTGCTGATCGCGGTCGCGATCACCGTGGTGCTGGCCCTGCTGGCCTGGCGCGCGCTGAGCAGCAACCCCGCCCGGTCCGACCCGCTCGGCCTGCTGCTGGTGGTGGAGCTGTTCGGGCTACTGGCCTCGCCGATCTCCTGGACCCACCACTGGGTGTGGCTGGTGCCGCTGATGATCTGGCTGCTGCACGGCCCGTACGCGGATCGCCGGGGCGCGAGGGTGCTGGGCTGGGGCTGGCTGGCGCTGACCCTCATCGGGGTGCCGTGGCTGCTGAGTTTCGCCCAGCCGACCATCTGGCAGGACGGCCGGCCGTGGTACCTGGCGTGGGCCGGCCTGGTCTACATCGTCGGGGCGCTGGCCACCCTGGCCTGGATGGCGACCACGCGGGTCAGCTCGCCAGAATCCGGTTGA
- a CDS encoding Rv1157c family protein, with product MSRLRTLFSTTSATAATATVAVGSSAALIFGGVAAADPAVPAVPLPTAGFPGLPAIEQLSPVIQQAAADPAGASSLLMAAAAAFAGNSSAPAGSRQVADSVAQFVQSPPDAPVALSGQHVPTAGSAPGLVAHLPSGVDPAKSVGPVPHAAPSAPEAVPPAPEAVPAAPEAAAAGAVTAPPADAVPAETPAPGAGPAANPGFGPDAPPTQDFMYPSIGQNCLADGGNVIATALSVAGPATIPTPGPQAGQTAYVFTAVGTPGPAETQKLPLNVTWVNLTTGKSGSATLQPRSDINADGPTTLTAIVDTGSGSIMSTIFGQVSTKDHQCNFLPTIGSTVVP from the coding sequence ATGTCGCGACTCCGGACGCTGTTCAGCACGACAAGTGCAACGGCCGCCACCGCGACCGTCGCGGTCGGATCCTCGGCTGCACTGATCTTCGGCGGAGTAGCCGCCGCCGACCCGGCCGTCCCGGCCGTCCCGTTGCCCACCGCAGGATTTCCCGGGCTGCCCGCGATCGAGCAGTTGAGCCCGGTGATCCAGCAGGCGGCCGCCGACCCGGCCGGGGCATCTTCGCTGCTGATGGCAGCGGCCGCCGCGTTCGCCGGTAACTCCTCGGCGCCGGCCGGGTCCCGGCAGGTGGCCGACTCGGTCGCGCAGTTCGTGCAATCGCCGCCCGATGCGCCCGTGGCGCTGTCCGGCCAGCACGTGCCGACGGCCGGATCGGCGCCGGGCCTGGTGGCCCACCTGCCGAGCGGCGTGGACCCCGCCAAGTCGGTGGGACCGGTTCCGCACGCCGCACCGAGTGCTCCGGAAGCCGTGCCGCCGGCCCCCGAGGCGGTTCCGGCAGCCCCTGAAGCCGCGGCTGCCGGCGCCGTCACGGCCCCGCCGGCCGACGCCGTACCCGCCGAGACCCCGGCACCCGGCGCGGGCCCGGCCGCCAACCCGGGATTCGGCCCGGACGCCCCGCCGACCCAGGACTTCATGTACCCGTCGATCGGGCAGAACTGCCTGGCCGACGGCGGCAACGTCATCGCCACCGCCCTGTCGGTGGCCGGCCCGGCCACCATTCCCACACCCGGTCCGCAGGCCGGCCAGACCGCCTACGTCTTCACCGCCGTCGGCACGCCCGGCCCGGCCGAGACCCAGAAGCTACCGCTGAACGTGACCTGGGTGAACCTGACCACCGGCAAGTCCGGCAGCGCCACCCTGCAGCCCCGCAGCGACATCAACGCCGACGGGCCGACGACGCTGACCGCGATCGTCGACACCGGCTCGGGCAGCATCATGTCGACGATCTTCGGTCAGGTCAGCACCAAGGACCACCAGTGCAACTTCCTGCCCACCATCGGCTCGACAGTGGTGCCCTGA
- a CDS encoding DUF1059 domain-containing protein, whose translation MKTHLNCPCGEAIVGKDEDDLVELAQKHLADAHPGMSYDRDAILFMAY comes from the coding sequence GTGAAGACCCATCTGAACTGTCCGTGTGGCGAGGCCATCGTCGGTAAGGACGAGGACGACCTGGTCGAGTTGGCCCAGAAGCATCTCGCGGATGCGCACCCCGGTATGAGTTACGACCGGGACGCCATCCTGTTCATGGCCTACTGA
- a CDS encoding HhH-GPD-type base excision DNA repair protein, with the protein MPKLQLVGDPPADALLSADPFALLVGMLLDQQVPMEVAFAGPKKIADRMGGLDPHEIAARDPEEFAAMFAEKPAVHRFPGSMAGRVQALARAVVDQYGGDTTALWTAGDPDGAEVYKRLKALPGFGEQKARIFLALLGKQYGVTPAGWREAAGAYGGAGTHLSIADVVDTASLHQVRSTKKAQKQAAKQARESKGKAAT; encoded by the coding sequence GTGCCGAAGCTGCAGCTGGTAGGAGACCCGCCTGCGGATGCGCTGCTGAGCGCCGACCCGTTTGCGTTGCTGGTCGGGATGCTGCTCGACCAGCAGGTTCCGATGGAGGTCGCGTTCGCCGGGCCGAAGAAGATCGCCGACCGGATGGGCGGGCTCGACCCGCACGAGATCGCCGCTCGCGACCCGGAAGAGTTCGCCGCCATGTTTGCGGAAAAGCCTGCGGTGCATCGGTTTCCGGGTTCGATGGCGGGCCGTGTCCAGGCTCTGGCCCGGGCCGTGGTCGATCAGTACGGCGGTGACACGACCGCGCTGTGGACGGCCGGGGACCCCGACGGGGCCGAGGTGTACAAGCGGCTCAAGGCGCTGCCCGGCTTCGGTGAGCAGAAGGCGCGGATCTTTCTGGCGCTGCTGGGCAAGCAGTACGGCGTGACCCCGGCGGGCTGGCGGGAGGCTGCCGGGGCATACGGGGGAGCCGGCACGCACCTGTCGATCGCAGACGTCGTCGATACCGCGTCGCTGCACCAGGTACGGTCCACCAAGAAGGCGCAGAAACAGGCGGCGAAACAGGCCCGGGAGAGCAAGGGAAAGGCGGCGACGTGA
- a CDS encoding DUF732 domain-containing protein has product MKRVAAALIAATVTAVAFAATAGAIPDQGTPEFDTYMQGLERNGFNLNPDTAWRVAHQACEGGLPGLIGWELVTQGVVGPGADQRLMDVARKYACPVQ; this is encoded by the coding sequence ATGAAACGGGTAGCGGCAGCACTTATCGCAGCGACGGTCACCGCTGTCGCCTTCGCGGCCACGGCCGGTGCGATACCCGATCAGGGCACTCCCGAATTCGACACCTACATGCAGGGCCTGGAACGCAATGGCTTCAATTTGAATCCTGACACCGCGTGGCGGGTCGCGCATCAGGCGTGCGAAGGCGGCCTACCCGGATTGATCGGGTGGGAACTGGTCACTCAGGGCGTCGTCGGCCCCGGCGCAGACCAGCGGTTGATGGACGTGGCCCGCAAGTATGCCTGTCCGGTCCAGTAA
- a CDS encoding DUF5302 domain-containing protein has product MPESDSAADDNKRKFREALERKKAKSAGGSAHKDAGTNQARSHGPLESRREFRRKSG; this is encoded by the coding sequence ATGCCCGAATCAGATTCCGCCGCAGACGACAACAAGCGCAAGTTCCGGGAGGCCCTGGAGCGCAAGAAGGCGAAGTCGGCGGGTGGCTCCGCGCATAAGGACGCCGGCACCAACCAGGCGCGATCGCACGGCCCGCTGGAGAGCCGCCGGGAGTTCCGCCGCAAGAGCGGGTAG